In Neochlamydia sp. AcF84, one DNA window encodes the following:
- the tdh gene encoding L-threonine 3-dehydrogenase: MKALVKSYRKEGLWMEDVPIPTIKEDEVLIKTHKTSICGTDIHIYKWDAWAQKTIPVPMVVGHEYMGEIAAIGKNVKGLKVGDRVSGEGHITCSSCISCLKGQKHLCINTLGVGVHRHGCFAEYFNIPAENVFPLPSSIKDNVASIFDPYGNAVHTALTFDLTGEDVLITGAGPIGIMAAAIAAKAGAHQVVITDVNEYRLKLAKKLGAQTTVNVANTSLKEMMEKLGIQNGFTVGMEMSGHPDGLKTLLENAHHGGKIALLGILPAECLIDWDLVIFKMLTIKGIYGREIFSSWFKMVNLLESGLEIEPLITHHYPIDEFEKGFEVMMSGQSGKVILDW; this comes from the coding sequence ATGAAAGCTTTAGTTAAGAGTTACCGTAAAGAAGGTCTATGGATGGAAGATGTGCCCATCCCGACCATTAAAGAGGATGAGGTATTAATTAAAACACATAAAACTTCCATTTGCGGTACGGATATTCATATTTATAAATGGGACGCCTGGGCGCAGAAGACAATTCCTGTACCTATGGTAGTCGGGCATGAGTACATGGGAGAAATCGCAGCGATAGGTAAGAATGTTAAAGGCCTTAAAGTAGGTGATCGGGTGAGCGGAGAGGGACACATTACCTGTAGCAGCTGCATTTCCTGCCTTAAAGGTCAAAAGCATTTATGTATAAACACTTTAGGGGTAGGCGTTCATCGCCATGGCTGTTTTGCTGAATACTTTAATATTCCCGCCGAGAATGTTTTTCCCCTTCCTTCTTCTATTAAAGATAATGTAGCCTCAATTTTCGATCCTTATGGAAATGCAGTCCATACTGCACTTACTTTTGATCTTACCGGCGAAGATGTTCTTATTACTGGTGCCGGGCCTATAGGTATTATGGCAGCTGCCATCGCCGCGAAAGCTGGAGCTCACCAAGTAGTCATTACGGATGTGAATGAATATCGTTTAAAGCTCGCCAAAAAGCTAGGTGCGCAAACAACAGTCAATGTGGCTAATACTTCTTTAAAAGAGATGATGGAAAAGCTAGGTATTCAGAATGGCTTTACGGTGGGTATGGAAATGTCCGGGCACCCTGATGGTTTAAAAACACTTTTGGAAAATGCTCATCATGGTGGAAAGATTGCTTTGCTAGGTATTTTACCTGCCGAATGCTTGATTGACTGGGACCTTGTTATCTTTAAAATGCTGACCATCAAAGGCATTTATGGAAGAGAAATTTTTTCTAGCTGGTTTAAAATGGTTAATTTATTGGAGAGCGGCCTTGAAATAGAACCGCTCATTACTCACCACTACCCTATTGACGAATTTGAAAAGGGCTTTGAGGTGATGATGTCAGGCCAATCCGGAAAAGTTATTTTAGATTGGTGA
- a CDS encoding glycine C-acetyltransferase: MDKSFLKNLKQQIEQLKNTGLYKKESEIISPQQATITLADGNKVLNLCANNYLGLANNQQIIKAAQESYDKYGYGLSSVRFICGTQSVHRALENKISHFLKTEDTILYSSCFDANGGLFETLLGSEDAVISDALNHASIIDGIRLCKAKRLRYQNNDIEDLERQLIEAKECRFKMIATDGVFSMDGSIANLKAICELADQYNAIVMVDDSHAVGFLGEKGGGTPEHCEVIGRVDIITGTLGKALGGASGGYTSGRKEIIEWLRQRSRPYLFSNTLAPAIAYASIKCLEIVENGQNLRRKLKENSLYFREKMTKLGFKLLPGEHPIIPVMIGDAVLAQQMAARMLEQGVYVIGFCYPVVPQGQARIRTQMSAAHHKEELDMAIQAFENVGKEFKII, from the coding sequence ATGGATAAATCTTTTCTAAAAAATCTCAAACAGCAAATTGAACAACTTAAAAACACGGGTCTCTACAAAAAAGAATCTGAAATTATTTCTCCTCAGCAAGCTACCATTACCCTAGCTGATGGGAATAAAGTGCTAAATCTTTGTGCCAATAACTACCTTGGCCTAGCTAATAATCAACAAATCATTAAGGCCGCTCAAGAAAGCTATGATAAATATGGATATGGTTTGTCTTCGGTACGTTTTATTTGTGGCACGCAAAGCGTACATCGTGCGCTGGAAAATAAAATTTCCCATTTTTTGAAAACCGAAGACACCATTCTTTATTCTTCATGTTTCGATGCCAATGGAGGCCTTTTTGAAACTCTTTTAGGTAGTGAAGATGCTGTTATTAGCGATGCTTTAAATCATGCTAGCATTATCGATGGAATAAGGCTTTGTAAAGCCAAACGTTTACGCTATCAAAACAATGATATAGAAGATCTAGAAAGACAATTAATAGAGGCTAAAGAGTGTCGATTTAAAATGATTGCTACCGATGGTGTATTTTCTATGGATGGCAGCATTGCTAACTTAAAAGCAATTTGCGAACTAGCAGACCAATATAATGCTATTGTTATGGTAGATGATTCGCATGCTGTAGGTTTCTTAGGGGAGAAAGGAGGCGGCACACCAGAACATTGCGAAGTTATCGGACGGGTAGATATTATTACCGGTACTTTGGGAAAAGCTTTAGGGGGTGCTTCGGGAGGCTACACTTCAGGACGCAAAGAAATTATTGAATGGTTAAGGCAGCGGTCACGACCTTATCTTTTTTCTAATACCCTAGCACCTGCAATTGCTTATGCTTCTATAAAATGCCTAGAAATCGTAGAAAATGGCCAAAACTTAAGGAGAAAATTAAAAGAGAATAGCCTCTATTTCCGCGAAAAAATGACAAAGTTAGGATTTAAGCTCTTACCTGGTGAACATCCTATTATTCCTGTCATGATAGGCGATGCAGTTTTAGCTCAGCAAATGGCTGCTCGTATGTTAGAGCAGGGCGTATATGTTATAGGGTTTTGCTATCCCGTGGTCCCGCAAGGCCAAGCACGTATACGTACGCAAATGTCAGCAGCTCACCATAAAGAAGAATTAGATATGGCCATACAAGCATTTGAAAATGTTGGCAAAGAATTTAAAATCATCTAA